Proteins from a genomic interval of Clostridium sp. AN503:
- a CDS encoding YafY family protein: MKVDRLVSIIMILLDKKRIGARELADMFEVSTRTIYRDVDAINMAGIPVRSTPGVGGGFEIMQEYKLDKKVFSTDDLSALLMGLSSLSGMVRGEELVHALAKVKSFIPADRAKDIELKVNQICIDLSSWTGNRNIQPYLETIKAALQESRLLTFEYIAHHGNRTARTVEPYQLVLKSSHWYLQGYCRERNDFRLFRLSRMADLQILEKTFIPRDYEKPVLDFADMWETMHTKVKLRVHGSVIDRVLDFCTYEDISPDGDEYYIVSFPFVENEYHYHILLGFGEKCECLGPPHVREEMKRRVMAVAAVYGD, translated from the coding sequence ATGAAAGTAGACAGGCTTGTCAGCATTATTATGATACTTCTTGATAAAAAACGAATCGGTGCGCGGGAATTGGCGGATATGTTTGAAGTCTCCACGCGCACGATCTACCGCGATGTAGATGCGATCAATATGGCTGGGATTCCCGTGCGTTCCACGCCGGGAGTGGGCGGTGGCTTTGAGATCATGCAGGAATACAAGCTTGATAAGAAGGTCTTTTCTACTGATGATCTTTCTGCGCTTCTCATGGGGCTTTCCAGTCTTTCGGGCATGGTGAGGGGCGAGGAGCTGGTACATGCGCTGGCAAAGGTTAAGAGTTTCATTCCCGCGGACAGGGCAAAAGACATTGAACTAAAGGTAAATCAGATCTGTATCGATTTAAGTTCCTGGACAGGCAACAGAAACATACAGCCGTATTTGGAAACTATCAAAGCAGCTTTGCAGGAAAGCAGGCTGCTGACCTTTGAGTATATCGCCCACCACGGTAATAGAACGGCGCGGACAGTCGAGCCATATCAGCTTGTACTAAAAAGCAGTCATTGGTATTTGCAGGGGTATTGCCGTGAAAGGAATGATTTTCGCTTATTCCGGCTTTCACGCATGGCGGATCTGCAGATCCTGGAGAAAACATTTATTCCGCGGGATTATGAAAAACCGGTTTTGGACTTTGCGGATATGTGGGAGACGATGCATACAAAGGTCAAGCTCCGCGTTCATGGGTCGGTGATAGACAGAGTGCTTGATTTTTGCACGTATGAGGATATTTCGCCGGATGGGGATGAGTATTATATTGTCAGTTTTCCTTTTGTAGAGAATGAATACCACTATCATATACTTCTTGGTTTTGGGGAGAAGTGCGAGTGTCTGGGTCCGCCGCATGTGCGTGAGGAAATGAAGCGGAGAGTGATGGCGGTGGCTGCGGTGTATGGAGATTGA
- a CDS encoding alpha/beta fold hydrolase, translated as MKPAKTKRWLCIAFALILVGSVAAAVLQTSSGKVQVKDINLMTENHQYIHALAFIPKEASEENKVPLVVTSHGWLNSAEVQDAASIELSRRGIAVIAMDAYGHGLSSSLDVGIDSDSANYGQGMVALVEYAASGIMNYVDTDRIGVMGHSMGGRAAKNTAIHYSNLYNAAIEAAKAPDSDGGVEITPAEQAYADSQMKICASLPTGQSPGSLADWSAIRCNMGFLYGLLEEGGYGSTTGTANLLGSSKEALDMVNSSDPSVTSVEEGVFYGDKEAGTLRVLYQPYVTHPLIHFDPASTKDVVEFFTYCLNVDTGLSSTNQVFLIKEFCNLIAMIGLLMLIVPFCDLLLACPCFADLRGVEGPKVPALDQKRKKAFWIGWVLCGAMSFLFAVIATVTVPSLDATKNHGFFMSNWTFFAAPTMNTVAVWTGLSAVWTFFWFFFNYKKDKAAGIRSDGMIGLKITGKKLLKTIAFSAGVVGMIYIVVWFCKWAFNTDFRFWTPAFKTFDVGHLFYFIQYLPIFFAFYFGNALIVNGAGRFEGMNGRKNLFILGLGNILGCTLLWALQYGKFLLTGTVIWGPSWINVLVIVFCVWQLFLAPYLLRAIYKRTGNNWAGPLIVSSLYVLCGIMNTAIHSTVL; from the coding sequence ATGAAACCAGCTAAGACAAAGAGGTGGCTCTGCATTGCATTTGCGCTGATCCTGGTGGGGAGTGTGGCAGCGGCAGTTCTGCAGACCAGTTCAGGTAAGGTGCAGGTGAAGGATATCAACCTGATGACGGAGAATCATCAGTATATCCATGCCCTTGCATTTATCCCAAAGGAGGCGTCGGAGGAGAATAAGGTGCCTCTGGTAGTGACCAGCCATGGATGGCTGAACAGCGCGGAGGTGCAGGACGCGGCTTCGATCGAGCTTTCCCGGAGGGGGATCGCGGTGATCGCCATGGACGCCTACGGGCACGGACTGTCCAGCAGCCTGGATGTGGGGATTGATTCGGATTCTGCCAACTATGGCCAGGGCATGGTGGCCCTGGTGGAGTATGCGGCCAGCGGGATCATGAACTATGTGGATACGGACCGGATCGGCGTCATGGGCCATTCCATGGGCGGACGTGCGGCAAAAAATACGGCGATCCACTACAGCAACCTGTATAACGCGGCGATTGAAGCGGCCAAGGCGCCGGATTCTGACGGAGGCGTGGAGATAACTCCGGCGGAACAGGCGTATGCGGACTCCCAGATGAAGATCTGCGCATCCCTGCCTACGGGACAGTCGCCGGGAAGCCTTGCGGACTGGAGTGCGATCCGCTGCAATATGGGATTTCTCTATGGACTTTTAGAAGAGGGCGGTTATGGAAGCACCACCGGCACCGCCAATCTGCTGGGTTCTTCTAAGGAAGCCTTAGATATGGTGAACAGTTCAGATCCCAGCGTGACCAGCGTGGAGGAGGGCGTGTTCTACGGCGATAAGGAAGCAGGGACACTGCGTGTCCTTTACCAGCCCTACGTCACCCATCCGTTGATCCATTTTGACCCGGCATCCACGAAGGATGTGGTAGAATTCTTTACATACTGCCTGAATGTTGACACTGGCTTGAGCAGTACAAACCAGGTATTCCTGATAAAAGAGTTCTGCAATCTGATCGCCATGATCGGACTGCTGATGCTGATCGTGCCGTTCTGTGACCTGCTGCTGGCATGTCCCTGCTTCGCAGACCTGCGCGGCGTGGAAGGACCGAAGGTCCCGGCACTGGATCAGAAGCGGAAAAAGGCGTTCTGGATCGGCTGGGTGCTCTGCGGGGCTATGTCATTCTTGTTCGCTGTGATCGCCACGGTCACGGTGCCGTCGCTGGATGCCACAAAGAACCATGGATTTTTCATGAGCAACTGGACCTTCTTTGCGGCGCCGACTATGAACACGGTGGCGGTGTGGACCGGGCTGAGCGCGGTATGGACGTTCTTCTGGTTCTTCTTTAACTATAAGAAGGATAAGGCGGCGGGAATCCGCAGCGATGGGATGATCGGCTTAAAGATCACAGGGAAGAAACTGCTTAAGACCATTGCATTTTCCGCAGGCGTGGTAGGCATGATCTATATTGTGGTCTGGTTCTGCAAATGGGCCTTTAACACAGATTTCCGGTTCTGGACTCCGGCGTTTAAGACCTTTGACGTGGGTCATCTGTTCTACTTCATCCAGTACCTGCCGATCTTCTTTGCATTTTACTTTGGCAATGCCCTGATCGTAAATGGGGCGGGCCGGTTTGAGGGAATGAACGGGCGGAAGAACCTCTTTATCCTGGGACTGGGCAATATTCTCGGCTGCACGCTTTTATGGGCGCTGCAGTACGGTAAGTTCCTTCTGACCGGAACGGTCATTTGGGGACCGAGCTGGATCAATGTGCTGGTGATCGTGTTCTGCGTCTGGCAGTTGTTCCTGGCTCCGTACCTGCTGCGGGCGATCTATAAGCGCACGGGGAATAACTGGGCAGGTCCGCTGATCGTTTCCAGCCTGTATGTGCTCTGTGGTATTATGAATACAGCGATCCACAGTACGGTGCTGTAG
- a CDS encoding type 1 glutamine amidotransferase family protein — protein sequence MFTIYVYILDTLADWELGHVTAELNSGRFFKKDAPRISLKTVSHSKEPIHTMGGLTIIPDCLIDDMAVNETSVLILPGADTWNDPKHGAVIEKAGEFLASGGFVCAICGATAALANLGLLNQRPHTSNGPGFLEMFSPGYQGQPFYIDQPAVSDHNLVTAGSTGALMWAKQIIEHLEVFKPDTLEAWYEYFSTGKPEHFYALMQTLQSGNEKSPNAV from the coding sequence ATGTTTACCATTTATGTTTATATTCTTGATACTTTGGCGGACTGGGAGCTGGGCCATGTTACTGCGGAGCTGAATTCCGGCAGGTTTTTCAAAAAGGACGCTCCGCGCATATCGCTCAAAACGGTCAGTCATTCCAAAGAGCCAATCCATACAATGGGCGGGCTGACCATCATACCGGACTGCTTAATAGACGATATGGCTGTGAATGAAACGAGCGTGCTGATTTTACCGGGCGCAGATACATGGAACGACCCAAAGCATGGCGCTGTCATCGAAAAAGCAGGTGAATTTCTCGCGTCAGGCGGTTTCGTTTGCGCAATCTGTGGGGCAACCGCTGCCCTTGCCAATCTGGGTCTGTTGAATCAGCGTCCTCATACCAGCAACGGACCGGGATTTCTGGAAATGTTTTCTCCTGGCTATCAGGGGCAGCCCTTTTACATAGACCAGCCAGCTGTATCGGATCACAACCTGGTCACTGCCGGTTCCACCGGCGCATTGATGTGGGCGAAACAGATTATAGAACATTTAGAAGTTTTTAAGCCGGACACCCTGGAAGCGTGGTATGAATATTTCAGCACCGGGAAACCGGAACATTTCTATGCCCTTATGCAGACTTTGCAGTCCGGCAATGAAAAATCACCAAACGCTGTTTAA